A region from the Lolium perenne isolate Kyuss_39 chromosome 4, Kyuss_2.0, whole genome shotgun sequence genome encodes:
- the LOC127297034 gene encoding uncharacterized protein: protein MARFAVVAAIVALLAVSAAAQGPMPSPRMAPLPAPPARSPAPVATPPTATPPTAASPSPMASPPAPPMETPTEAPSAVTPSAMTPSAVSATPAGAPTDAPASSTVYTSTASFVAVAGAVAAAIVF, encoded by the coding sequence ATGGCTCGCTTCGCCGTGGTCGCCGCCATCGTCGCGCTCCTCGCCGTCTCCGCCGCCGCTCAGGGCCCCATGCCGTCGCCCAGGATGGCCCCGCTCCCAGCGCCGCCGGCGAGGTCCCCTGCGCCGGTCGCCACTCCGCCCACGGCCACCCCTCCCACCGCCGCGTCGCCGTCCCCAATGGCCTCGCCCCCGGCCCCGCCCATGGAGACCCCGACCGAAGCTCCCTCCGCGGTGACCCCCTCCGCGATGACCCCCTCCGCAGTCTCCGCCACACCGGCCGGCGCCCCAACCGACGCCCCCGCGAGCTCCACCGTCTACACGTCCACCGCCAGCTTCGTCGCTGTCGCCGGCGCGGTTGCCGCTGCCATCGTGTTCTAG